The following coding sequences lie in one Acidimicrobiales bacterium genomic window:
- a CDS encoding cytochrome b/b6 domain-containing protein yields the protein MPRPADDQRLLRFDRVERLAHWSLAVLFAILMLTAIPLYVGSVAQLVGRRALLAEIHSWCGVALPVPLLVSLLGPWGRRLRRDVRRLNLWTSDERRWLRSVGRYPVVEPGKFNAGQKLNAAFTAGVIVAMFATGSVMHWYKPFPVDWRTGATFVHDVIAFAVFAVVIGHIGFALTHRDALRSMFRGWISRRWARVHAPQWVKELETD from the coding sequence ATGCCCAGACCAGCTGACGACCAGCGTCTCCTGCGCTTCGACAGGGTCGAGCGGCTGGCCCACTGGTCCCTCGCCGTTCTCTTCGCCATTCTCATGCTCACCGCCATCCCGCTCTACGTGGGCTCGGTGGCCCAGCTCGTGGGACGGCGGGCCCTCTTGGCAGAGATCCACTCCTGGTGCGGGGTCGCGCTTCCGGTCCCCCTGCTCGTGTCACTGCTCGGCCCGTGGGGCCGCCGGCTCCGGCGTGACGTGCGCCGGCTCAACCTGTGGACGTCCGACGAACGTCGCTGGCTTCGCAGCGTCGGTCGCTACCCGGTGGTCGAGCCGGGCAAGTTCAACGCCGGGCAGAAGCTCAACGCCGCATTCACCGCCGGCGTGATCGTCGCCATGTTCGCGACGGGATCGGTGATGCACTGGTACAAGCCGTTTCCCGTGGACTGGCGCACCGGGGCCACGTTCGTGCACGACGTCATCGCCTTCGCCGTCTTCGCCGTGGTGATCGGCCATATCGGGTTCGCCCTGACCCATCGCGACGCCCTCCGGTCGATGTTCCGCGGGTGGATCAGCAGGCGGTGGGCCCGAGTCCACGCGCCCCAGTGGGTGAAGGAGCTCGAGACCGACTAG
- a CDS encoding (2Fe-2S)-binding protein, with translation MPNHSFRLNGTQVTVDVPDDLRLLWVLRDVLGVHGPKYGCGLDVCKACTSHINGEAFSPCSVPINDVQASDEVTTIEGLPATVGKALHPMQEAWLELDVPQCGYCQPGQIMAAVAKVRQVRAEGREIDDADLDEIRNICRCGTYARIRDAIRTGAQHM, from the coding sequence ATGCCGAACCACTCCTTCAGGCTCAACGGCACCCAGGTCACGGTCGACGTCCCTGACGACCTGCGGCTCCTCTGGGTGCTGCGCGACGTTCTCGGTGTGCACGGGCCGAAGTACGGCTGCGGTCTGGACGTCTGCAAGGCGTGCACCTCCCATATCAACGGCGAGGCCTTCAGCCCCTGCTCGGTGCCGATCAACGACGTCCAGGCATCCGACGAGGTGACGACGATCGAGGGCCTGCCGGCCACCGTCGGCAAGGCTCTCCACCCCATGCAGGAGGCCTGGCTCGAGCTCGATGTGCCTCAATGCGGGTACTGTCAACCAGGCCAGATCATGGCGGCGGTGGCCAAGGTCAGACAGGTCCGGGCCGAAGGACGTGAGATCGACGACGCCGACCTGGACGAGATCCGGAACATCTGCCGGTGCGGCACCTACGCCCGCATTCGCGACGCGATCAGGACCGGCGCCCAGCACATGTAG